A stretch of the Synechocystis sp. PCC 7338 genome encodes the following:
- a CDS encoding SufS family cysteine desulfurase, with the protein MLALQIPSLAATVRQDFPILNQEINGHPLVYLDNAATSQKPRAVLEKLRHYYENDNANVHRGAHQLSVRATDAYEAVRGKVAKFINARSPREIVYTRNATEAINLVAYSWGMNNLQAGDEIIATVMEHHSNLVPWQMVAAKTGAVLKFVQLDEAEGFNLEQFKTLLSGKTKLVTVVHISNTLGCVNPVAEITRLAHRVGAKVLIDACQSAPHYPLDVQLINCDWLVASGHKMCAPTGIGFLYGKEEILEAMPPFFGGGEMIAEVFFDHFTTGELPHKFEAGTPAIAEAIALGAAVDYLTNLGMENIHNYEVELTHYLWQGLEEIPQLRLYGPNPKDGNRAALASFNVAGLHASDVATMMDQDGIAIRSGHHCTQPLHRLFDASGSARASLYFYNTKEEIDLFLQSLQATISFFSDDNFTV; encoded by the coding sequence CCCTATTTTAAATCAGGAAATTAATGGTCATCCCCTGGTGTATTTGGACAATGCCGCCACTTCACAAAAACCCCGGGCAGTGTTGGAAAAATTAAGGCACTATTACGAAAACGATAATGCTAATGTCCACCGGGGAGCCCATCAGCTGAGTGTGCGGGCCACCGATGCCTATGAAGCAGTACGCGGCAAGGTCGCTAAATTTATTAATGCCCGATCGCCAAGGGAAATTGTTTACACCCGTAACGCCACGGAAGCGATTAATTTGGTGGCCTATAGTTGGGGCATGAATAACCTCCAGGCAGGGGATGAAATTATCGCCACGGTGATGGAACACCACAGCAATTTAGTACCTTGGCAAATGGTGGCGGCCAAAACTGGGGCGGTGCTGAAATTTGTCCAATTAGACGAGGCCGAAGGCTTTAACTTAGAGCAATTTAAAACCCTACTTTCTGGAAAGACTAAGCTAGTCACTGTTGTTCACATTTCCAACACCTTGGGTTGCGTTAACCCAGTGGCAGAAATTACCCGATTAGCCCACCGAGTTGGGGCCAAAGTGTTAATTGATGCTTGTCAGAGTGCGCCCCATTATCCCCTGGACGTACAACTGATTAATTGTGATTGGCTAGTGGCCAGTGGCCACAAAATGTGTGCCCCCACCGGCATTGGTTTTCTCTACGGCAAAGAAGAAATTTTAGAAGCCATGCCTCCCTTTTTTGGTGGCGGAGAAATGATTGCTGAAGTCTTTTTTGACCATTTCACCACTGGGGAGTTGCCCCACAAATTTGAAGCGGGTACTCCGGCCATTGCCGAGGCGATTGCCTTGGGGGCGGCAGTGGATTATCTAACCAATCTAGGTATGGAAAATATCCACAATTATGAAGTGGAATTAACCCATTACCTCTGGCAAGGCTTGGAAGAAATTCCCCAACTGCGACTCTATGGTCCTAACCCTAAAGATGGAAATCGGGCGGCCCTGGCTTCCTTTAACGTGGCTGGACTCCATGCCAGTGACGTGGCCACCATGATGGATCAAGATGGTATCGCTATCCGTTCTGGTCACCATTGCACCCAACCATTGCACCGGCTGTTTGATGCTTCTGGCAGTGCTAGGGCCAGTTTATATTTTTACAACACCAAAGAAGAAATCGATCTATTTTTGCAATCTTTGCAAGCCACCATTAGCTTCTTCAGTGACGATAACTTTACCGTTTAA